In Brachybacterium fresconis, the genomic stretch CGCCACCCGGGGAGAGCAGGCCGGCCAGACGGGGGAGCTGCTCGAGATGGTCCGGGACCCATTGCAGGGCCGCGTTGCTGACCAGGACGTCGATCGGCGCCGGGGGCTCCCAGGTGCGCAGGTTGCCGAGCTCGGCGTGGATCCCCGCGACGGACTCGGCACGGGCGATCATCTCCGGGCTGGAATCCACGGCGAGCACGCGGGCCGACGGCCACCTGGCGGTGAGGGCCGCAGTGAGGGTTCCCGGCCCGGCGCCGAGGTCGACCACCAGCTCCGGGGCCTCAGCGTCCACACGCGCGAGGAGGTCGGTGAAGGGTCTGCCCCGTTCGTCGCCGAACTTCAGGTACTGCTCCGGGTCCCAGGCGTGCACCATGGGTGCTCCCTCCGTCGTCCGATGTCGTCCTATCCAGATGTATCTTGACTTCAAGATACATCACCGAGGACATCACCATCGTCCGACAGGCGAATCCGATCGGTGCGTCGCGCCCGGGCCGCGTCGTGACGGTGCCGCTTCCAGGATCTCCTCGCGCTCTACAGGGAAGAGAAGCGGCCCGCGCCGGTTCAGCCGGCCAGGCGTTCGAGCCCCTGCAGCTCCGTGACCATCCCGCCGGCCTCGAGGAGCGCGGCGCGGAAGGCGAGGAGCGAGGGATGCGAGGCCGCCCCTGCGCGCGCCGCGGTGTACAGCGAGCGGTGCGGGTCGCCGGGCAGACGCACCGGCCGGGTCCCGCCGAGGTGCTCGGAGGCGATGATCCCCGGGACGAAGGCGACCGCGTGCCCCGAGCGGACCAGGTGCACCTGCAGAAGCGGGTCCGGTGTGTCGAAGCGGACCCATGGCTCGACCCCGGCGGAGCGCAGATAGGTGCGCTCCCAGATCCCGGTGCGAGCACCTTCGGGATCGAGCGCCCACGGGGCGTCGGCCAGCTCCGCGACGGACCGGACCCGCGACCACGGGCCGTGGTCGGGCAGCACCAGGAGCATGGGATCGCGCAGCAGTCCCTCCCGGTCGGTGCCCCGGCGCACCACCCTCTGCCCGCCCGGGTAGTCCTCCCCCAGGATCACCTCGAAGCGGTGGGCGAGCAGCCCCTCGTAAGCGCCTTCGACCTCGCGCTGGGCGAGCTCGATCCGCAGCTGCGGATGGCGCTGCTCGAGCACGCTGATGGCGGCGGGGGCCAGCGCGATAAGAGGCGTCTGGAAGGAGGCGACGCGCAGCACGCCGCCGACGTCCCCCTGAGCCTCCTTCAGCTCGCCCTCCGCGGACTCGAGCAGGCCCAGCATGTCCTCGGCGCGGCGGGCCAGTCGCACCCCGGAATCGGTGAGCACCACCCGGCGTCCGGCCTGCTCGAACAGGGTGACCTTGGTCTCCCGCTCCAGCTGGGAGAGCTGCTGGGACACCGCCGACGGTGACATCGAATGGGCCTGCGCGACGGCCGACATGGTCTCCAGCCTGTGCAGTTCGTGCAGCAGGAACAGGCGATGCAGGCTCAGCACGGGGACCTCCTAAGACCGGTCATATCTACTTCACGGTACACCTCGGGAACAATCGCTAGACCTGGCGGTACTGGCGAGGCACAGTGGCATCGTGACCACTTCGACGACATCCTCTTCCACCGGCAGCGTGCCGGCGGTCGGCTCGGCTCCCGGCAGCGCCGGGGGCGGCCTGCCGATGACTCCCATCCTCTTCGTCCTGGGCTCGTGCACCTCGCTCCAGATCGGTGCCGCGCTCGCCACCGGGCTGTTCGACGAGCTCGGCGCTTTCGGCACCACCACGCTGCGCCTGGCCATCGCCGCGGTCATCCTCCTGGTGATCGTGCGCCCCAAGGTCCGCAGCTTCACCCGCGAGCAGTGGATCGCCATGATCCTCTTCGGCGTCGTGGTCGGCGCGATGAACGGGAACTTCTATGCCGCGATCGAGCGGATCCCGCTGGGCACCGCCGTCGCCTTCGAGTTCCTCGGTCCGCTGACGGTCGCGGCCGTGCTGTCCACCCGGCGCAGCGATCTGCTGTGGGTGGCCCTCGCCCTGGCCGGGGTGAGCCTGTTCGGCATCGAGTCGCTCACCGGTGCCGCCTCCCTCGACCTCATCGGGGTGATGTTCGCCCTCATCGCGGCGGTCTTCTGGGGGCTGTACGTGCTCACCAGCGCCCGGGTGGGTCGCCTGGTCCCCGGCCAGGACGGCCTCGCGGTCGCCATGGCGGTCGGTGCCCTGACCGTGCTGCCCTTCGGCACCGAGGGCGCGCTCGTCGGCCTCATGGACTGGCGTCTGCTGGCGCTCGCCGCCGCCACCGCGATCATGGCCTCCGTGCTCCCGTACACGCTCGAGCTGGCGGCCCTGCGCCGACTGCCGCGGCACGCGTTCGGCATCCTGCTGAGCCTCGAGCCCGTCCTGGCGCTGATCGCCGGCGTCCTGCTGATCGGTCAGGACGCCACGCCGCTGCGCGTGCTGGCGGCGGTCCTGGTGGTCGGAGCGAGCGTCGGCGTGACCCTCACCGCCCGCAGCAGCGCCCCGGACGAGCCGCAGCCGGTCGACGAGGAGCCGGGCTGGGACATGCCCATCCCCACCCACGCGACGGTCACCGGCGAGATGCCGGTCGTCTTCTCCGACGAGGAGCTGTGGGACGAGGTGGACAGCAGGCCCACGCGGGACTGACCGGTCCTCGCGGCCCGCTCCCCCGAACCCGCTCTCCCGAGATCCCGCTCCCCTGAGCCCGCTCTCCCGCCACGTCGAAGAAGGTGCCACCGCGGTGGCACCTTCTTCGACGTGGCGGACCTGCTCCCTCAGCGCTGGGCGCGCTGCTCGCGGTTCAGGGCCGAGATGATCGCCTCGAGGGAGGCTCGGGTGATGGAGCCGTCCACCCCGACGCCCCAGAAGATCCGGTCACCGATCTCGCACTCGATGTACGACGCGGCCAGGGAATCATCGCCCTCGGTCAGGGCGTGCTCGGCGTAGTCGAGGATCCGCACGTCGATCTTGCGCTCGGCCAGGGCCTTCACGAAGCCGTCCAGCGGACCGTTGCCGATGCCGATGACCGTGTGCTCCTCGCCGTCCACGACGAGGGTGACCGAGATCCGGTCCGCGCCCTCCCCGGTGGATTCCTGATGGATCGAGGTGATGGCGAAGCGACCCCACCGCTTGGACTCGTCCGTGGTCGGCAGGTACTCGTCGGTGAAGGCCTCCCAGAGCGCCTCCGGGCTGACCTCGCCGCCGTCGGAGTCCGTCTTCTGCTGGACGATGCCGGAGAACTCGATCTGCAGGCGACGCGGCAGCTCCAGACCGTGCTCGGTGCGCAGCAGGTAGGCCATGCCGCCCTTGCCGGACTGCGAGTTCACGCGGATCACGGCCTCGTAGGAGCGGCCCAGGTCCTTGGGATCCACGGGCAGGTAGGGCACGCGCCACACCATGTCGTCGACGCCCTTGCCGATCTTCTCGGCGTCGGTCTCCATCCGCTCCAGGCCCTTGTTGATGGCGTCCTGATGGGAGCCGGAGAAGGCGGTGAACACGAGGTCTCCGCCATAGGGGCTGCGCTCGGGCACCGGCATCTGGTTGCAGTGCTCGACGGTGCGGCGCACCTCGTCGAGGTCGGAGAAGTCGATCTGCGGGTCGATGCCCTGGGTGAACAGGTTCAGGCCCAGGGTCACCAGGTCCACGTTCCCGGTGCGCTCGCCGTTGCCGAACAGGCAGCCTTCGATGCGGTCGGCTCCGGCGAGGTAGCCCAGCTCCGCGGCGGCCACGCCGGTGCCGCGGTCGTTGTGCGGGTGCAGCGACAGCACCACCGAGTCGCGACGGTCGAGGTGGCGATGCATCCATTCGATGGAGTCCGCGTACACGTTGGGGGTGGCCATCTCGACCGTGGCCGGCAGGTTCACGATCATCCGGTCGTCCGGGGTGGGCTTGATGACGTCGATGACGGCGTTGCACACGCGCAGGGCGTACTCGAGCTCGGTGCCCGTGTAGGACTCCGGCGAGTACTGGTAGGTGATCTGCGTGTCCGGGGTCGTCTCCTCGTACTTCTTGCACAGCAGAGCGCCCTGGACCGCGATGTCCAGCACCGTGTCCTCGTCGGCCCGGAAGACGACGTCGCGCTGGACCACGGAGGTGGAGTTGTACAGGTGCACGACGGCGCGCGGAGCGCCCGAGATCGCCTCGTAGGTGCGTTCGATCAGGTGCTCACGGGCCTGGGTGAGGACCTGGATCGAGACATCGCTCGGGATGCGGTCCTCCTCGATGAGGGTGCGCACGAAGTCGAAGTCCGTCGTCGAGGCGGCGGGGAAGCCGACCTCGATCTCCTTGTAGCCCATCCCGACCAGCAGCTCGAACATGCGCAGCTTGCGCTCGGAGTTCATCGGGTCGATGAGCGCCTGGTTGCCGTCGCGCAGGTCGACGGCGCACCAGCGCGGCGCGCGGGTGATGCGCCGGGTGGGCCAGGTGCGGTCCGGCAGCTCCACGCTGATCTGCTCATGGAACGGCAGGTACTTGTGCACGGGCATGCCCGAGGACAGCTGGGGAGCGTCCCCCGAGGAGCCGACGACGGGAGCCGACGGGTCGCCGACGGCGGCGACCGACGGGGCGGCGTCGATCGTGGAGGGGGCGGAGCTGATCGAGGAGTCAGTCGTCGTGGATTCAGTCATCACAGGGTCCTTCTCGCTGGGGTACCGGTCGCCGGACACAACGTCAGCCGCGGCGGGGTCCCGGCGTTCAGGTCCCGTCGCGGCGGCTAAGCAGGAGCAGCGATCCACGCATGGTCGTCACGGTAGCACCGTCGCCGCGGCGGCTCGGAGCCGCTCACGATGCGAACGCCGCATCGCGCCGACGGGTCAGAACCCCAGGCGCCCCAGCTGCTTGGGATCGCGCTGCCACTCCTTGGCCACCTTGACCCGAAGATCCAGATGCACCTTGCGACCGATCAGCTGGTTGATCTCGGCGCGTGCGCGCGAGCCGACCTCTTTCAGCCGCGACCCGCCCTTGCCGATGATGATGCCCTTCTGACTGTCCCGCTCGACGTACAGCATCGCTCGCACCACCAGGCGTCCTTCGCCCGGGGCGAGGACGGCGAAGGGGTCCCCGTCGGGGTCGGTCTCGACGACCTCCTCGACCACGACGGCGATCGAATGGGGCAGCTCCTCGCGCACCCCCTCCAGGGCGGCCTCGCGGATCAGCTCGGAGATGCGGTCGTCCCGGGATTCCTCGGTGAGCTGGTCGTCCGGGTACAGCTGCGGGCTGACGGGCAGATGCCGGGCGACGACCTCGAGCAGCACGTCGACCTGCTCGCCGGTGACGGCCGAGATCGGCACGATCTCGTCGACGTCCAGCAGCTCGTCCACGGCCATCAGATGCTCGGCCAGTCGATCGCGGCCGACGAGATCCGTCTTGGTGACGATGGCGACCACGCGCGGGCCGCGGCGGCCGGTCCGCATCTCGGCGAGGTCCTGGGCGATGAACCGGTCGCCGGGCCCGATCTTCTGGTCGGCGGGCAGGCAGAAGCCGACCACGTCGACCTCGGAGAGGGTCTCGCGCACCAGGTCGTTCAGCCGCTCCCCCAGCAGCGTGCGGGGGCGGTGCACGCCGGGGGTGTCCACCAGGATGATCTGGGAGTCCTCCCCGGTGACGATCCCGCGGATCGCGCGGCGAGTGGTCTGCGGCTTGCTGGAGGTGATCGCGACCTTCTCCCCCACCAGCGCGTTGGTCAGCGTGGACTTGCCGACGTTGGGTCGGCCCACGAGGGCGACGAACCCGGCCCGGTGAACGCCGCGCGATCCGGTGCCGTCGGCCGCGGCATCGTGCTCGGGGGCGTCCGACGCAGGATGCGAGCCGGCGCCGTCGTCGGCGGGCGTGAGGGAATCAGTCATCGGGGCTCTCCTGGTCGGCATCATGCGGGTGCGGTCCCGGCTCCGGGGCACGGGAGACGATCACGGTGGACAGTCGGCGGCGGCGCCCCGAGGTCTTCTCGGCCTCGAGGACGAGGCCGTGCGTCTCGGCGCGGGACCCGACGATCGGCACCTGGCCGATCGTCTTGCCCAGCAGGCCGCCGACGCTGTCGATGTCGTCGTCCTCGATCTCGAGGTCGAACAGATCGCCGACCTCGGTCAGCCCGGCGCGGGCGGGTGCCCGGTATCGGCCCTCGCCGAGGTCCTCGATCTCGGGCTCGTCCGGGTCGTGCTCGTCGGCGATCTCCCCGACGATCTCCTCGAGGATGTCCTCGATGGTGACGACGCCCGAGACACCCCCGTACTCGTCGACCACCACGGTGATGTGCACGTGGCTGGTCTGCATCTGGCGCAGCACCTCGTCGGCGGCGACGAACTCGGGCACGAACCGCGCCGGGCGCATGATCTCGCTGACGGGGCGCTCAGGGCGCGGGTCCCACGGCGAGTGGATCGCCTTCATGACGTCCTTGGCGTACAACATCCCCCGCAGGTCATCGACGTTCTCCCCGATCACGGGGACGCGGGAGAAGCCGGAGCGGACGAACAGGCGCATCGCCTTCTTCGCCGAGGCGTCGACGTCCAGGGCGACCATGTCGGTGCGGGGCACCATCAGCTCGCGGACCATCGTCTCGCGCAGATCGAACACCCCTTGGATCATGTCCCGCTCCCCGTCCGCGACGTGCTCGTCCTCGAGGGCGCGGTCGACGTTCTGCCGCGCCTTCTCCGCACCGTCCTCGGACCCTTCGGAGCCCCCGGGCCGGGACGCGAGGTTCTCGCCGACGCTGGTCAGCGCGCTGGCCGGCAACCAGAGGACCAACCGGGCGGCGGCCACCAGGAACCGGGTGGAGATCAGCACCGACTCGGGGCGGTCCCGCCCGATGGTGCGCGGGGAGATGGCCAGGACCACCAGCAGCAGCAGGCCGGCCAGCACGATGGTGATCAGCAGCGGCACGGCCCAGGCGCTGTCGGCGCCCAGCTGGTCGAAGACCAAGAAGGTGATCGCGGCGACGGAGGCGATCGTGACGGCCTCGGCGAGCATGCGCCCCAGCGAGACCGAGGCGAGGGTGCGGGCACCATCGCCGTGCTGGTCCAGGACACGGGCGCGCACCGGGCCGGGCTGATCGGCGACGGCCTTCTCGAGCGAGCCGCGGGAGACGGCCAGGTGGGCCGCATCGACCGCGGTCAGCACGGCCGCGACCACCAGCCCCGCCAGGCCCAGCGGGATCAGGACGAGCAGCGGGGCGGTCAGCATGGGCGCCGCCGTCCCGCAGGGGCCACGTCGGTGCCAGGGACGGTGCCGGAGCCGGCGGCAGGGCCGGAACCAGCGCCGGAGGAAGGACCGGAGTCAAGGGCAGGAGGAGGGTGAGGGTCGTCGGGCATGGGGGCGATCAGCTCGTCTCTCGGGAGGCGAGGAAGGTCAGCAGGAGCTTGCGCTGGAGGTCGAACATGACCGTGCGCTCGTCCTCCTCCATGTGGTCGTAACCCAGCAGGTGGAGGATGGAGTGGCAGGTCAGCAGCAGCATCTCCTCGACCGTGCTGTGGCCGGCCTCCGCCGCCTGCTGGGCGGCGACGCTCGGGCACAGCACCACGTCGCCCAGCAGCCCCTCGGGGGCCGGATGCTCGGCGCTGCCGGGCGTCAGCTCGTCCATCGGGAAGCTCATCACGTCGGTGGGGCCCGGCAGGTCCAGCCACTGCACGTGGAGCTTCTCCATCGCGTCCTCGTCGACGAAGAGGATCGACATCTCGGTGGCGGGGTGCAGATGCATCGCCTCGAAGACGAAGCGGGCGCAGTCGACGAACTCGTTCTCGTCGACCACGGCGGTGGTCTCGTTGCGGATCTCGATGGTCATGGTTCGGTGCTCAGCTCTCGGCGTTCGGTTCTCTGGTCACGGGGGTCGGGGCTCGGTGTCCCGGGATCGAGGTCCGGCCTCTGATCTCGGCCACGGACTGCCGCTCAGGTCCCCGGCGAGGGGCGGTGACGACTCTCGCGGTTGCCGCCGGGATCGATCTCCCATCGCCCGTAGGCCTCGACGATGTCGCTGACCAGCCGGTGGCGGACGACGTCGCGGGAGGAGAGGCGGCAGAAGGAGATGTCGTCGATGCCGCTGAGGACCTGCTCGACGACCCGCAGCCCGCTCTTCTGGGAGCCGGGCAGGTCGACCTGCGTGACGTCGCCGGTGACCACCATGGTGGAGTTGAAGCCCAGGCGGGTCAGGAACATCTTCATCTGCTCGGGCGTGGTGTTCTGGGCCTCGTCGAGGATGATGAAGGCGTCGTTCAGGGTGCGACCGCGCATATACGCCAGCGGGGCGACCTCGATCGTGCCGGCGTTCATCAGGCGCGGGATCGATTCGGGGTCGAGCATGTCGTGCAGGGCGTCCAGCAGCGGGCGCAGGTAGGGGTCGATCTTCTCGTTCAGCGATCCGGGCAGGAAGCCCAGCCGCTCCCCCGCCTCCACCGCGGGCCGGGTGAGGATGATCCGGTTGACCTGCTTGCTCAGCAGCTGCTGCACCGCCAGCGCGACGGCCAGGTAGGTCTTGCCGGTGCCGGCCGGGCCGATCCCGAAGGTGACGGTCGAGGATTCGACGGCCTCGATGTACTTCTGCTGGCCCAGCGTCTTGGGCCGGATGCTGCGGCCCCGGGAGGACAGCACGGTGCGCGAGAGCACCTGCTCGAGCTTCCGACCCGAACCGCGGTCGTCCCCGTAGAGGTTCGCAGCGCGCTGGACCGCCTCGGCGGTGACGGCCTGGCCGGTCCCGGCCAGGTCGATCAGGCTGCGCATGATGTGCTCGCTGCGTCGCAGGGCGTCCTCGGTGCCGCACAGGGTGACCTGGTGGCCGCGCACATGAACGTCCGTGTCCGGCACGGCGTCCTCGAGGGCGGCCAGCGCCTGGTCGTTCTCGCCGAGCACCTGGAACGGGCTGAGGTGCTCGGGGATCGCCAGCTTCCGTTCGCGCGCCTGCGGGGCGCGGCCCGGGGCCGGGGTGAGCGGATCAGTCACATCTCTCCTTCCGCGAGCATCCCGCCCGCGAGGACGTGCGCGTGCACATGGAACACGGATTGGCCGGCGCCGGCGCCGGTGTTGAAGATCAGGCGGAAGTCGCCGCCTGCCTGGTCAGCGGCGATCTGCCCGGCCACGGTGGCGACATGGGCGAGCAGCTCCGGCTCCTCGGCGAGCTCCCGTACGTCGCGGCGGTGCTCGCGCGGGACCACGAGGACATGGACCGGCGCCTTCGGGTTCAGGTCCTTGAAGGCGATGACCTCGTCATCCTCATGGACACGGTCCGACGGGATCTCGCCCGCGAGGATCTTGCAGAAGATGCAGTCCGGGTCATAGTGGTCGGTGGCGGTCTCAGGCATGCCCCGAAGTCTACGGGAGCGACTCTTCGCACAGCCGTTTTGGGATCCTCCCGACAGTATGAGAAGTTTAAATCATCATGACGAAGCTCGGAATCATCATCAGCAGCGCCCGCCCGAACCGCGTCGGGGAGAAGGTGGCCCACTGGGTCGCCGACACCGCCGGGGACCGGTTCGACCTGGACCTCATCGACCTCCGCGAGATCGCCCTGCCGGCCTTCGACGAGCCGGCCAGCCCGAAGTCCGGCGCGGACAAGACGACCTCGCACGGCCTGACCTGGGGCGAGCGGATCGGCGCCCTGGACGCCGTGGTGATCCTCACTCCGCAGTACAACGGTTCCTACCCCGGTGCCCTGAAGAACGCGATCGACTTCCTGTATGCGGAGTGGAGCGGCCTGCCCACGGTGCTGCTCGGCTACGGCTGGGGCGCGGCGGGCGAGGTGCTGCCGCAGCTGGAGAAGCTCATGGTGCGCCTGGACGCCGAGGTGGTCGGCAGCGTCGGCCTCGGTTTCCGCGAGGACCTCTCGGTCGAGGGCGAGCTGTTCATCACCGAGGAGAAGGCCGCCGCCCTGGAGAGCGCGCTCGTCGCGGTCGAGTCGAAGGTCCTCGCCCCCGTGGCCTGACGCTCCCTCGATGACAGAGCGACCGCCGCTCTGTCCATGTCCCCCGGCCCCGTCGGCGCTCTGCGTCGGCGGGGCCTCGTCGTCGCCTGCTCCGCGCCCCTGGGGCGCCGCTCAGTGCCCCGGGCTCGCGTAGAACCGCGAGAGGTACCGGAACACCGCCACCCCGGCGAGGAGGATCAGCGGCCCGGCCAGCGGGGAGGCGAGCGCGAGCCGGAGCGGCACCACGAGCTCCCCGGTGTGGCCCAGCACGATGGCGGCGGGCAGGTAGGCCATGAACGCCAGGGGCAGCAGGAAGGTCAGCAGGTAGGTCCCGGCGGTGCCGAAGATCGTCATGGGGTAGGCGCCGAAATCCGTCAGCACGCGATCGATGGTGTCCTTGACGCGGGTCGTCGGCCCCATCCGGAAGTCCAGTCCGGAGATGCCGATCTGCAGACCGGCCTCGACCAGACCTCCCCCGATCGCGGCTGCCGCCACGTACGCCGCGATCCACACCGACCAGTCGATGCCGACCTGCGAGGCCGCCACGCCGAGGATCGCCAGGCCGAGGACCAGGTCCCCGAGCGTGCCCGGGTTGAAGAAGCGCGTCAGCAGCTGCATCAACGGCGGCGCGGGACGCAGCAGGTAACGGTCCCAATCCCCATCGCGCACCACGTTCGCGCTGGCCCGGTGCTGGCCGAAGTTGATCGTGCACACGCCGTGGGCGGTCAGCCGCAGCCCGTACAGGAACGCCACCTCGTACACCTCCCAGCCCGCGATGGTGCCGAAGGCGCCCAGCAGCACCCCGATGAAGGCCAGCTGGGTTCCCTGGAGAGCGGCGCTGCCCAGGAAGGTGAGGATCAGGTTCATGCGGTGGACCCGCATGCTGCGCCAGGTCGCCCCGAGCAGGATCGCGTAGGTGCGCCAGGGCGGGATCGGCCGGGCGAGCGAGCCGCGGCGGACGGGCGCGGCGCCGGCTGGGGCGTCAACCACCGAAGATCACCAGGCGGCGGATGGCCCGTCGCCACACCAGGGCGGCCAGGGCGATGAGCACCACGATCCAGAGGGCCTGCATCCCGATCGCCTGGACGGTGTGCCATCCGGGGTCGCGGTCCACGTA encodes the following:
- a CDS encoding LysR family transcriptional regulator; this translates as MLSLHRLFLLHELHRLETMSAVAQAHSMSPSAVSQQLSQLERETKVTLFEQAGRRVVLTDSGVRLARRAEDMLGLLESAEGELKEAQGDVGGVLRVASFQTPLIALAPAAISVLEQRHPQLRIELAQREVEGAYEGLLAHRFEVILGEDYPGGQRVVRRGTDREGLLRDPMLLVLPDHGPWSRVRSVAELADAPWALDPEGARTGIWERTYLRSAGVEPWVRFDTPDPLLQVHLVRSGHAVAFVPGIIASEHLGGTRPVRLPGDPHRSLYTAARAGAASHPSLLAFRAALLEAGGMVTELQGLERLAG
- a CDS encoding DMT family transporter is translated as MTTSTTSSSTGSVPAVGSAPGSAGGGLPMTPILFVLGSCTSLQIGAALATGLFDELGAFGTTTLRLAIAAVILLVIVRPKVRSFTREQWIAMILFGVVVGAMNGNFYAAIERIPLGTAVAFEFLGPLTVAAVLSTRRSDLLWVALALAGVSLFGIESLTGAASLDLIGVMFALIAAVFWGLYVLTSARVGRLVPGQDGLAVAMAVGALTVLPFGTEGALVGLMDWRLLALAAATAIMASVLPYTLELAALRRLPRHAFGILLSLEPVLALIAGVLLIGQDATPLRVLAAVLVVGASVGVTLTARSSAPDEPQPVDEEPGWDMPIPTHATVTGEMPVVFSDEELWDEVDSRPTRD
- the leuA gene encoding 2-isopropylmalate synthase, which codes for MPVHKYLPFHEQISVELPDRTWPTRRITRAPRWCAVDLRDGNQALIDPMNSERKLRMFELLVGMGYKEIEVGFPAASTTDFDFVRTLIEEDRIPSDVSIQVLTQAREHLIERTYEAISGAPRAVVHLYNSTSVVQRDVVFRADEDTVLDIAVQGALLCKKYEETTPDTQITYQYSPESYTGTELEYALRVCNAVIDVIKPTPDDRMIVNLPATVEMATPNVYADSIEWMHRHLDRRDSVVLSLHPHNDRGTGVAAAELGYLAGADRIEGCLFGNGERTGNVDLVTLGLNLFTQGIDPQIDFSDLDEVRRTVEHCNQMPVPERSPYGGDLVFTAFSGSHQDAINKGLERMETDAEKIGKGVDDMVWRVPYLPVDPKDLGRSYEAVIRVNSQSGKGGMAYLLRTEHGLELPRRLQIEFSGIVQQKTDSDGGEVSPEALWEAFTDEYLPTTDESKRWGRFAITSIHQESTGEGADRISVTLVVDGEEHTVIGIGNGPLDGFVKALAERKIDVRILDYAEHALTEGDDSLAASYIECEIGDRIFWGVGVDGSITRASLEAIISALNREQRAQR
- the era gene encoding GTPase Era → MTDSLTPADDGAGSHPASDAPEHDAAADGTGSRGVHRAGFVALVGRPNVGKSTLTNALVGEKVAITSSKPQTTRRAIRGIVTGEDSQIILVDTPGVHRPRTLLGERLNDLVRETLSEVDVVGFCLPADQKIGPGDRFIAQDLAEMRTGRRGPRVVAIVTKTDLVGRDRLAEHLMAVDELLDVDEIVPISAVTGEQVDVLLEVVARHLPVSPQLYPDDQLTEESRDDRISELIREAALEGVREELPHSIAVVVEEVVETDPDGDPFAVLAPGEGRLVVRAMLYVERDSQKGIIIGKGGSRLKEVGSRARAEINQLIGRKVHLDLRVKVAKEWQRDPKQLGRLGF
- a CDS encoding hemolysin family protein, coding for MLTAPLLVLIPLGLAGLVVAAVLTAVDAAHLAVSRGSLEKAVADQPGPVRARVLDQHGDGARTLASVSLGRMLAEAVTIASVAAITFLVFDQLGADSAWAVPLLITIVLAGLLLLVVLAISPRTIGRDRPESVLISTRFLVAAARLVLWLPASALTSVGENLASRPGGSEGSEDGAEKARQNVDRALEDEHVADGERDMIQGVFDLRETMVRELMVPRTDMVALDVDASAKKAMRLFVRSGFSRVPVIGENVDDLRGMLYAKDVMKAIHSPWDPRPERPVSEIMRPARFVPEFVAADEVLRQMQTSHVHITVVVDEYGGVSGVVTIEDILEEIVGEIADEHDPDEPEIEDLGEGRYRAPARAGLTEVGDLFDLEIEDDDIDSVGGLLGKTIGQVPIVGSRAETHGLVLEAEKTSGRRRRLSTVIVSRAPEPGPHPHDADQESPDD
- the ybeY gene encoding rRNA maturation RNase YbeY: MTIEIRNETTAVVDENEFVDCARFVFEAMHLHPATEMSILFVDEDAMEKLHVQWLDLPGPTDVMSFPMDELTPGSAEHPAPEGLLGDVVLCPSVAAQQAAEAGHSTVEEMLLLTCHSILHLLGYDHMEEDERTVMFDLQRKLLLTFLASRETS
- a CDS encoding PhoH family protein — protein: MTDPLTPAPGRAPQARERKLAIPEHLSPFQVLGENDQALAALEDAVPDTDVHVRGHQVTLCGTEDALRRSEHIMRSLIDLAGTGQAVTAEAVQRAANLYGDDRGSGRKLEQVLSRTVLSSRGRSIRPKTLGQQKYIEAVESSTVTFGIGPAGTGKTYLAVALAVQQLLSKQVNRIILTRPAVEAGERLGFLPGSLNEKIDPYLRPLLDALHDMLDPESIPRLMNAGTIEVAPLAYMRGRTLNDAFIILDEAQNTTPEQMKMFLTRLGFNSTMVVTGDVTQVDLPGSQKSGLRVVEQVLSGIDDISFCRLSSRDVVRHRLVSDIVEAYGRWEIDPGGNRESRHRPSPGT
- a CDS encoding histidine triad nucleotide-binding protein, whose translation is MPETATDHYDPDCIFCKILAGEIPSDRVHEDDEVIAFKDLNPKAPVHVLVVPREHRRDVRELAEEPELLAHVATVAGQIAADQAGGDFRLIFNTGAGAGQSVFHVHAHVLAGGMLAEGEM
- a CDS encoding NADPH-dependent FMN reductase; translated protein: MTKLGIIISSARPNRVGEKVAHWVADTAGDRFDLDLIDLREIALPAFDEPASPKSGADKTTSHGLTWGERIGALDAVVILTPQYNGSYPGALKNAIDFLYAEWSGLPTVLLGYGWGAAGEVLPQLEKLMVRLDAEVVGSVGLGFREDLSVEGELFITEEKAAALESALVAVESKVLAPVA
- a CDS encoding ABC transporter permease, with protein sequence MVDAPAGAAPVRRGSLARPIPPWRTYAILLGATWRSMRVHRMNLILTFLGSAALQGTQLAFIGVLLGAFGTIAGWEVYEVAFLYGLRLTAHGVCTINFGQHRASANVVRDGDWDRYLLRPAPPLMQLLTRFFNPGTLGDLVLGLAILGVAASQVGIDWSVWIAAYVAAAAIGGGLVEAGLQIGISGLDFRMGPTTRVKDTIDRVLTDFGAYPMTIFGTAGTYLLTFLLPLAFMAYLPAAIVLGHTGELVVPLRLALASPLAGPLILLAGVAVFRYLSRFYASPGH